In a single window of the Lasioglossum baleicum chromosome 10, iyLasBale1, whole genome shotgun sequence genome:
- the LOC143212521 gene encoding uncharacterized protein LOC143212521, with protein sequence MSRSICTVFVVLAISQIAVVSDAEQGRTVNLKLTNQASPAADLIDVERASTRFIGDLTVGEHVEGESVHSEQFEFENGQNKIFSLELGVTVPNGTIHYFTAVNKKNSTVVICDTPLTLGSSKAVIKLRMPPNSKPKIVFTAATH encoded by the exons ATGTCCCGTTCTATCTGCACTGTCTTCGTGGTCCTGGCAATCTCTCAGATTGCTGTTGTCAGCGATGCTGAACAGGGCAGGACTGTAAACTTGAAGTTGACGAATCAGGCGAGTCCGGCAGCTGATTTG ATTGATGTTGAACGCGCGAGTACTCGGTTCATCGGAGATTTGACAGTGGGCGAGCATGTGGAAGGGGAATCTGTCCACAGCGAACaattcgagtttgaaaatggcCAGAACAAGATTTTCTCTCTGGAATTGGGAGTGACCGTTCCTAACG GAACCATCCATTATTTCACTGCGGTGAATAAAAAGAATAGTACGGTCGTGATCTGCGACACGCCATTAACCCTGGGATCATCGAAGGCTGTGATAAAGCTAAGAATGCCCCCTAACTCGAAGCCCAAGATAGTCTTCACCGCTGCAACGCATTAG